The Pecten maximus chromosome 12, xPecMax1.1, whole genome shotgun sequence genome includes a region encoding these proteins:
- the LOC117339133 gene encoding early growth response protein 1-A-like: MIMDGLDTLSQVALADQMSLANLCFDTSAFGGSRLPSESFDDCLNTPVTSNSDVTFFGCDPLGPVPITATANIEAQITIPEKDGIFAKNQIPVQQDDQANFSSNLTHRIQYKGTLVTTSVTPTSSSSDALPQGITPSIFTPLSPLFSILTQATQGIQAQVATGVPQGMGAGQDYPIISNAQCHQGPPPSFSPTPSTPSHHSHAGSPTPADLMMDQTDTYSTGFGSPVSSTESSPETHICETLSAVDTSSLNFSTPPPPYSSRPAMTSYDNIPMKQQPVFNSCAQQQLNYPVSTTMSANATQSIPQTVLHFTEDLNSKDINMNAEFKWTVQNSPQQQQQQQQQQQQQQQPQQINTNQPQTQLPDFSALGQVSSHGVTGFTQAGFQQVPIKSEPLSDLPSDFMMTTSQTDFASPSTSVSPTPSLPAVLNTPYQQGSLKLIPLKPRKYPNRPSKTPPHERPYACPVENCDRRFSRSDELTRHIRIHTGQKPFHCRICMRSFSRSDHLTTHVRTHTGEKPFSCDVCGRKFARSDEKKRHAKVHLKQKMKKEAKIIATTSSLPTSSGAMTEGLVSNCTSGPSTSLPLIVTTSSL; the protein is encoded by the exons ATGATTATGGACGGTTTGGACACACTGTCACAGGTAGCCCTAGCAGACCAAATGAGTCTAGCAAACCTGTGTTTTGACACTTCAGCGTTTGGGGGGAGTCGTCTTCCCTCGGAATCATTCGATGATTGTCTCAATACACCTGTTACAAGTAACTCGGATGTAACATTCTTTGGATGTGATCCATTGGGCCCTGTACCCATCACAGCTACCG CTAACATCGAAGCCCAGATCACCATACCGGAGAAGGATGGCATTTTTGCTAAGAATCAGATTCCAGTACAGCAGGATGACCAAGCAAATTTCTCTAGTAATCTCACCCACCGGATACAATACAAGGGTACTCTGGTCACCACATCCGTCACACCTACATCTAGCAGTAGTGACGCCCTACCCCAGGGGATTACTCCTAGCATCTTCACGCCCCTCTCTCCTCTCTTCAGTATTCTGACGCAGGCTACACAAGGAATACAAGCCCAGGTAGCGACCGGAGTCCCACAGGGAATGGGAGCCGGTCAAGATTACCCCATCATCTCTAATGCTCAATGCCACCAGGGCCCACCACCATCGTTTAGCCCGACCCCCTCAACTCCTTCCCACCACTCACACGCCGGGTCTCCAACACCCGCCGACCTGATGATGGATCAAACTGACACATACTCGACAGGTTTCGGATCCCCAGTTAGCTCCACTGAGAGTTCACCCGAAACACACATTTGCGAAACGCTATCTGCCGTTGATACGTCCAGTCTGAACTTTTCAACACCACCACCGCCTTACTCATCTCGCCCGGCGATGACGTCATATGACAATATACCAATGAAACAGCAGCCTGTATTTAACTCTTGTGCACAGCAGCAACTCAACTACCCTGTGTCTACAACAATGTCTGCAAATGCCACTCAAAGCATACCACAGACCGTACTGCATTTTACAGAGGACCTCAATTCAAAAGACATTAACATGAATGCCGAATTCAAATGGACAGTTCAAAATTCTCcccagcaacaacaacaacaacagcaacaacaacagcagcaacaacaaccacaacaaataaacacaaatcaGCCACAGACTCAATTGCCTGACTTTTCTGCTCTTGGTCAAGTATCTTCACATGGTGTAACCGGCTTCACACAAGCTGGGTTCCAACAAGTACCCATAAAATCGGAGCCATTATCAGACTTGCCAAGTGACTTTATGATGACAACTTCACAAACAGACTTTGCTTCTCCTTCAACTTCAGTTTCCCCGACCCCATCTTTACCGGCTGTGCTCAACACGCCTTATCAACAGGGTTCATTGAAGTTGATTCCATTGAAGCCAAGAAAATACCCCAATCGGCCTAGTAAAACTCCTCCCCATGAGAGGCCATATGCTTGCCCAGTCGAGAACTGTGACAGGAGGTTCTCACGAAGCGACGAACTTACGCGTCACATACGCATTCACACTGGACAGAAGCCTTTTCACTGCCGGATATGCATGCGATCGTTCAGTCGAAGTGACCATTTGACTACACACGTACGCACGCATACCGGAGAAAAGCCTTTTTCATGCGATGTTTGTGGACGCAAGTTTGCGAGAAGTGACGAAAAGAAACGTCACGCTAAAGTGCATTTGAAACAAAAGATGAAGAAAGAAGCAAAAATTATAGCGACAACCTCATCTCTTCCAACATCTTCTGGTGCTATGACGGAAGGTCTCGTATCGAACTGTACTAGCGGGCCTAGTACGTCACTTCCGCTCATAGTGACAACATCCTCgttataa